GCTAAATTATAATCCCGGAGAATTTCTTGAAGCAAAGATAAGAGCCCTGTCCATTCTTTTTTAATTCGTCTGAAAGAAGAAAATATCTCTTTTTCTTTCCTCCCCAGATTTTCCAATTTTTTCTTTAATTCTTTGGAAGTTATGCCTTCTATTGAAATTAACTTTAACCTTTTAATTAATCTTTCGGATTTTCGAAGTTCTCGAGTTAAATTTGATTTTTGAGGGTCTTTGAAAATATTGGGATAAGGATAAATATTTCTTGGAGCAGCTTCTCTGGCAGCGTAGAGCAAATCCACTCCTAATTTTTTCGCCTCCCCTTTTATTTTCTTGAGCAATATGCCTATTTCTTCCGGCATCCATTCTTTTTCGGCAAAATATTCTTTTTTTAAACCAATAATTGATTCTATCGGCAAGTGAATTATACCGGTGCCATAAATCCCGTATTGTAAGATTTTACTGGCTTCATCTTTCGGGACGCCTTCTGTTAAAAAATAATTATAGATTTGGATAATATTCTTTGATGTTTGGCTATAAAGATTCTTTGTTTTTTTATTGTTGAATATTTCTCTTGGAAAGACTATATCTTCTTCTGTTGTTTTGGTTCGGCGACCGGAAGAAACTAAAGAGGAAGAAAAAACAATGCCGGTCAAAGCCGAATCCAAAAATTTACTTCCTTCGTAAATTAAACAAATGGCGGGGGTGGTGGCAATTGAAGCATGTCCCCTTAAAACTGACCGTTGCAAAATGCCTTTTATTCTTTCATCTACGCTTTGGCCGCTCTTGGTAATTTCTTTCAAGAGTTTTTTAATGGATTTTCCTTTAAAGGTGGCTAAACTGGAAAGAGCGATAATTTCCTGAGGATTTAAAACTCCTGTCTTATCTTCAAAAACAGGAGTAATGCCTAAAAATTTTACCTTTAAATCAGATGTTAAAATGGGTTTCATTTTGGCTCTTCGTTTAATTTACTGGCTAAAGGTTTTTGTTGACCGGCATATTTATGGTCTTTATGTTTAGGGTAAGGAGTTTCAACGGGACTGGAAAGAGTTTCAAAGGCCATGGCGCAAATTCGCATACCGACATATAAAATAATCGGCATATTTCCCAAATTTCCAAGTTCCATTACGGCTTTCCCCTGCCAGCCGGGATCAAATCTGGCAGCAGTTAAATGAACCACCAAACCCAATCTCCCCAATGAAGAACGGCCATCTAAACGAGCCATTATATCATCCGGTAGAATAATGTCTTCTTTGGTGACCGCTATGACGAATCCTTTTGGAGGGAGGATAAAGGGTCCTCCGTCTTCTATCTCCACTTCTTCCATCAATTCTTCAAAGCTTATTTTCCTTTTTAAATCTAAATAAGGATATTGGGACGATTTAAAAGTTTTAAAAATATTGCCCAAATGTAAATCTAAAGAACAGGGCCCTAATTGTACTTTAAAATTCGGTTTGGGAGTAATTTTGATTTTCCCTTCCTTTATGTACTTTTTGATGTCTCTATCAGATAAAATCATATTATTCAATGATTTCAATTCCCATATTGCGGGCCGTGCTTTCAATGGTTTTCATTGCTTTTTCAATGTCTTGAGTGTTTAAGTCATTCATTTTTTGCTCGGCAATTTTTTTTAATTGTTCTTTGGTAATTTTGCCGATTTTTTTTCTATTTGGTTCACCGGAACCTTTTTCAATACCGGCTGTTTTTTTTAAAAGTTCTGATGTAGGAGGGCTTTTCAATTTAAAAACATAAGTTCTGTCTTCATAAATCGTAATCTCCAAGGGAATAGTCCAGCCAATCTGGTTTTTGGTTGCTTCATTAAATTTTTGGCAGAATTCGGCAATATTTAAACCATGAGGGGCTAAAACCGGGCCAACCGGCGGAGCCGGAGTGGCTTGACCTGCTTTAATTTGAAGTTTGACAATTGCTTTTATTTTTTTCATAAAATCGATGCTAATATACGAATTAATACTAATGACACTAATAAATTATTCGTATAATTCGTATGCATTAGTATATGTATGTTAGACACTTATGTTAGACACTCGGTGTCTAACATGTCAATTATATTTTTTTAATTTGTAACGAGTCCAATTCAACGACTGTGTCTCTTCCAAACATATTAACTAAAATTTTTATTTTCCCCCGCTCCTGGTCAATTTCGGAAATTTTACCATCAAA
This DNA window, taken from Candidatus Nealsonbacteria bacterium, encodes the following:
- the rplK gene encoding 50S ribosomal protein L11, translated to MKKIKAIVKLQIKAGQATPAPPVGPVLAPHGLNIAEFCQKFNEATKNQIGWTIPLEITIYEDRTYVFKLKSPPTSELLKKTAGIEKGSGEPNRKKIGKITKEQLKKIAEQKMNDLNTQDIEKAMKTIESTARNMGIEIIE
- a CDS encoding FAD-dependent thymidylate synthase, whose amino-acid sequence is MKPILTSDLKVKFLGITPVFEDKTGVLNPQEIIALSSLATFKGKSIKKLLKEITKSGQSVDERIKGILQRSVLRGHASIATTPAICLIYEGSKFLDSALTGIVFSSSLVSSGRRTKTTEEDIVFPREIFNNKKTKNLYSQTSKNIIQIYNYFLTEGVPKDEASKILQYGIYGTGIIHLPIESIIGLKKEYFAEKEWMPEEIGILLKKIKGEAKKLGVDLLYAAREAAPRNIYPYPNIFKDPQKSNLTRELRKSERLIKRLKLISIEGITSKELKKKLENLGRKEKEIFSSFRRIKKEWTGLLSLLQEILRDYNLALRIKILSSIPWRVWGEKKRHRTCFQIIESIYYCIERAGKKFSKFKNQIRGRKINKKLVREIEEIFSIPPSIKNNQEFLSEYLLTALNAFEGYQKLIESGIKPREAIFLIPRATKIDILQEYDLYNLLTGYYPLRLCPTAEEEMRRNTLKEVVSIKKALVKRGYGWLNNFIGPKCQITGFCPEEKSCPMILSSVKNYNEKFHQEMKEELKRLFQENLKN
- the dcd gene encoding dCTP deaminase — protein: MILSDRDIKKYIKEGKIKITPKPNFKVQLGPCSLDLHLGNIFKTFKSSQYPYLDLKRKISFEELMEEVEIEDGGPFILPPKGFVIAVTKEDIILPDDIMARLDGRSSLGRLGLVVHLTAARFDPGWQGKAVMELGNLGNMPIILYVGMRICAMAFETLSSPVETPYPKHKDHKYAGQQKPLASKLNEEPK